From Pseudomonas sp. stari2:
AGGCATCAAGGAGCGTCTCGATGTTCTTGCGCGGCTCGATCGTACCGACAAACAGCGTATAACCACCTCGCTCCAGCCCATGCCGATCGAGCGTAGCCCTGAGCTCGTCATGCGACCGGGGGTAAAACTCTGGAGAACTTGCCAGCGGCACGGTATGTATCCGCTCAATTGGCCATGAAAAATAGCTGGCCAACTCCTGGCGGGTAAACTCCGAATCAGTGATCAGCGCGTCAGCTCGCACCAATGTGGTTTTGAGCTCTTTTTGCAGGTAACGGACAAGTTGCGGCGCATGACAGTGGGCCCAGGTGAAGGGCGAAAGATCATGAAACGTAGCTACGCTACGCCCGGAAAAGGGAGGAAGGTAATAATTGGGACTGTGATACAGAAAGTCGCCGTGCCCCTTGAGAGCAGCCTTTCGCAGCATCGGCATCAACAATCGATAGGCTTCTACAGCTAGAAAATTCTTCTGTACCGCACGCTTCAAACCATAGCCACTACCGGATTCGTTCGCAGCAGTGGGCAATTCGGGCAAGAAACGTCGACCGGCAAAAAACTGCAGGTCTGTAATTTCGGGACTTTGCTGAAGTCTCAGCGCAAGTTCGTAGGTATAGCGACCGATACCGGTCAGTGGAAAGCGGATCGGCTCAACAGAGAGAACTAGCTTCATTTATTCCGCCGAAAGCATCCAACTCAGTGTTTTATCCAATCCTGGCGTATCCCAGCCCGCCACCAACTGGCAGAGACGAGTGTTATCACCACAGAGGATCTTCACTTCATTGGCTCGGACAAATGCCGGATTCACCTCGACCTCCAACTGGTGGCCGGTGTATGCAGAACACATGTCGATCACTTCACGAAGGGTATGACTCTTTCCGGAACTGACGTTGACGGTTTGCCCCAATGGTCTGGCCTCGATCAAGCCACGATACGCCTTGACCACTGCCCGCACATCACTGAAATCACGGGAAACATCCAGATTGCCCAGTTCGATCTTGTCGGCACGCCGACGAAAGTGCGTAACGATCTTGGGCAACAGGAAACTGTCGGCCTGACCCACGCCGGTATAGTTGAACGGGCGCGTAATCACGATCGGTAACCGGTTGAACCAAAGACTGGCCATGTACTCCATGGCGAGCTTACTGACCGCATAATCGTTGGCAGGTGCTGGTGAAGTGGTTTCGCTCAACAACCCCGCCGACGCATTGCCATAGACATTGGCGCTGCTAGCAAGCAGCACGCAATCTGGCACCTTGCCGCAGGCTTCAACAGCCTCCAGCAAATGGCGGGTGCCAATGAGATTGACGCGGTAGAACGCATCTGCGGCACCGTGCCCGACAAAGGCCAGCGCCGCAAGATGCACTACTACATCAGGTTGAATAGTTGCCAGCAACTCGCGCAAAGCAGGGCCATCGGCCAGATCCACCTGAAAATAACCAGGTTCGTCCGAGGGTTGCGTCCCCATTCCTATCACTTCATAGCCACCGGCCTTAAGCTCGGCAGCCATGTATCGACCAGTGAATCCTTGAACCCCTGTAATCAGCGCGCGTTTACCAGCAGTACTCATCAGAACGAAAATCCTTTTTCATTTCGGCGCAGGTCAGCTTCGACCATCATGCGGCACAGCTCTTCCAGCGTGGTTTTCGGTTCCCAACCCAATGCCGCCTTGGCCTTGGCCGGATTACCGATCAGCAGTTCAACTTCCGTAGGGCGGTAGAACTTCGGATTGATGGTGACCAGCACTTTGCCGGTTGCCTTGTCGGTACCCTGCTCGTCTTCCGCAGCGCCGCTCCAGGAAAGGTCAATCCCGGCAGCCTTGAACGCCATGGTGACAAAGTCACGCACAGTTTCAGTGCGGTTGGTTGCCAGTACGAAAGTGTCCGGTTCATCGGCCTGCAGCATGCGCCACATGCCCTCGACGTATTCCTTGGCGAAACCCCAGTCGCGCTTGGCGTCCAGGTTGCCGAGTTCCATCTTGTCGAGCAGGCCCAGTTTGATCTTGGCCACGGAGTCGGTGATCTTGCGGGTCACGAACTCACGGCCACGCAGTGGCGATTCGTGATTGAACAGAATACCGCTGGTGGCGAAGATGCCGTAGGACTCGCGGTAGTTGATGGTCATCCAGTGCGCGTACAGCTTGGCAACACCATAAGGGCTGCGTGGGTAGAACGGCGTGCTCTCGACCTGAGGAATCGCCTGGACCTTGCCGAACATCTCGGAGGTAGAAGCCTGGTAGAAACGTACCTTCGGGTTGACGATACGGATGGCTTCCAGAAGATTCACACAACCCATGCCGGTGATGTCGCCGGTCGTCAGAGGCTGATCGAAAGATACGCCTACAAAGCTCTGGGCCGCGAGGTTGTAGACCTCGGTGGCTTCGGTGGTCTGGAGCAGACGAATGCTGGCCGACAGGTCGGTCAGGTCATACTCGACCAGGTGCAGATTGGGATTGTTGTGGATCCCGAGTTCTTCGATACGCCAGAAA
This genomic window contains:
- a CDS encoding glycosyltransferase family 4 protein; its protein translation is MKLVLSVEPIRFPLTGIGRYTYELALRLQQSPEITDLQFFAGRRFLPELPTAANESGSGYGLKRAVQKNFLAVEAYRLLMPMLRKAALKGHGDFLYHSPNYYLPPFSGRSVATFHDLSPFTWAHCHAPQLVRYLQKELKTTLVRADALITDSEFTRQELASYFSWPIERIHTVPLASSPEFYPRSHDELRATLDRHGLERGGYTLFVGTIEPRKNIETLLDAYERLPLALRTRWPLILTGYQGWRSDLIHRKLESARREGWAHYLGFVPSADLPLLFAGARLFAFPSLYEGFGLPVLEAMSSGVPVVCSNSSSLPEVAGEAALMCAPMDVDELTRLIERGLTDDAWREIAVIKGQQHAQGFSWERCAVETMQVYQRVIKGT
- a CDS encoding GDP-mannose 4,6-dehydratase, yielding MSTAGKRALITGVQGFTGRYMAAELKAGGYEVIGMGTQPSDEPGYFQVDLADGPALRELLATIQPDVVVHLAALAFVGHGAADAFYRVNLIGTRHLLEAVEACGKVPDCVLLASSANVYGNASAGLLSETTSPAPANDYAVSKLAMEYMASLWFNRLPIVITRPFNYTGVGQADSFLLPKIVTHFRRRADKIELGNLDVSRDFSDVRAVVKAYRGLIEARPLGQTVNVSSGKSHTLREVIDMCSAYTGHQLEVEVNPAFVRANEVKILCGDNTRLCQLVAGWDTPGLDKTLSWMLSAE
- the gmd gene encoding GDP-mannose 4,6-dehydratase is translated as MKAIVTGITGQDGAYLAELLLEKGYTVYGTYRRTSSVNFWRIEELGIHNNPNLHLVEYDLTDLSASIRLLQTTEATEVYNLAAQSFVGVSFDQPLTTGDITGMGCVNLLEAIRIVNPKVRFYQASTSEMFGKVQAIPQVESTPFYPRSPYGVAKLYAHWMTINYRESYGIFATSGILFNHESPLRGREFVTRKITDSVAKIKLGLLDKMELGNLDAKRDWGFAKEYVEGMWRMLQADEPDTFVLATNRTETVRDFVTMAFKAAGIDLSWSGAAEDEQGTDKATGKVLVTINPKFYRPTEVELLIGNPAKAKAALGWEPKTTLEELCRMMVEADLRRNEKGFSF